Proteins co-encoded in one Candidatus Delongbacteria bacterium genomic window:
- a CDS encoding tetratricopeptide repeat protein, translating into MRWLTLPLLVLLFQACAPSLRAGLHAEPGPPTPGAALPALPDGENLQDRLVLQGSLAEMRGDLPQAVAVYRRALQQPAAPRVAGLSLFRLALLTADGTALEEAGNWLLEHAPATPEGGLWLDRLYAAERLPELRQALAQLPDSIRPALRIQLLLDSSRDLPASAAQEREQELERRFRQLLTLDAAAWERREIRPRLFWEQTLAFAFRFGRASTVAAWIDSSRLAEREPAAWLARCRLAAFQEDLVSLRRALGRGRALDSLEAFYPLMEGRLALADGLPEEALRQLREARRLDPEDPGVLSLLEVALEENGRLDEAESTLRLLVKVTPEDPAVWMRLAALLENQERRDESLAVYARALETLGDEGAGALLKNNYAYLLALEGREPGLAQDLARQAVAEEPGNPAFRDTLGWLLFQAGQYAAAEEELQRAYDLCRGQLDPEILEHLGHLRQRQGRQAEADALWQKALELGAPAPEAAPGPVARP; encoded by the coding sequence ATGCGCTGGCTCACCCTGCCGCTCCTGGTCCTCCTGTTTCAGGCCTGCGCGCCGAGCCTGCGCGCCGGTCTGCACGCCGAGCCCGGGCCCCCGACGCCGGGCGCCGCCTTGCCGGCCCTGCCGGATGGCGAGAACCTCCAGGACCGGCTGGTGCTGCAGGGCAGCCTGGCCGAGATGCGCGGGGATCTGCCCCAGGCCGTGGCCGTCTACCGGCGCGCCCTGCAACAGCCCGCGGCCCCGCGCGTGGCGGGGCTCTCCCTGTTCCGCCTGGCCCTGCTCACCGCCGACGGCACGGCCCTGGAAGAGGCGGGCAACTGGCTGCTGGAGCACGCCCCGGCGACACCCGAGGGCGGGCTCTGGCTGGACCGCCTCTACGCCGCCGAGCGTCTGCCCGAATTGCGCCAGGCCCTGGCCCAGCTCCCCGACAGCATCCGGCCCGCCCTGCGCATCCAGCTGCTGCTGGACTCCAGCCGGGACCTGCCCGCCAGCGCGGCCCAGGAACGCGAGCAGGAGCTGGAGCGGCGCTTCCGCCAGCTGCTGACCCTGGACGCCGCGGCCTGGGAGCGGCGCGAGATCCGCCCGCGCCTGTTCTGGGAGCAGACCCTGGCCTTCGCCTTCCGCTTTGGCCGCGCCTCCACAGTGGCGGCCTGGATCGACAGTTCGCGCCTGGCCGAGCGCGAGCCCGCCGCCTGGCTGGCCCGCTGCCGCCTGGCCGCCTTTCAGGAGGATCTGGTGAGCCTGCGGCGCGCCCTCGGCCGCGGCCGGGCGCTGGATTCGCTGGAGGCCTTCTATCCGCTGATGGAGGGCCGCCTGGCCCTGGCGGACGGACTGCCCGAGGAGGCCCTCAGACAGCTGCGCGAGGCCCGGCGGCTGGACCCCGAGGATCCCGGCGTGCTTAGCCTGCTGGAGGTGGCCCTGGAGGAGAACGGCCGGCTGGACGAGGCCGAATCCACCCTGCGCCTGCTGGTGAAGGTGACGCCCGAGGACCCCGCCGTCTGGATGCGGCTGGCCGCTCTGCTGGAGAACCAGGAGCGGCGCGACGAATCCCTGGCCGTCTACGCCCGCGCCCTGGAAACCCTGGGCGACGAAGGGGCCGGCGCTCTGCTGAAGAACAATTACGCCTATCTGCTGGCGCTGGAAGGGCGCGAGCCCGGGCTGGCCCAGGACCTGGCCCGCCAGGCGGTGGCGGAGGAGCCGGGCAATCCGGCCTTCCGGGACACGCTGGGCTGGCTGCTGTTCCAGGCCGGTCAGTACGCGGCGGCGGAGGAGGAGTTGCAGCGGGCCTACGACTTGTGCCGCGGCCAGCTGGATCCGGAGATCCTGGAGCACCTGGGGCACCTGCGGCAGCGCCAGGGCCGCCAGGCGGAGGCCGACGCGCTCTGGCAGAAGGCGCTGGAACTGGGGGCGCCCGCGCCCGAGGCCGCCCCGGGACCCGTGGCTAGGCCTTAG
- the rseP gene encoding RIP metalloprotease RseP, translated as MLLTTLSFVVVIGVIILVHEWGHFIAARLTGIRVDTFSIGFGPALWKHRRGDTEYRLAWFPLGGYVKMAGMVDESLDDEDAITGAPDEFMSKRTWQKAFVISAGVMMNGILAVVLYTCIAAFWGVGRPSPEAVLGGLRPDMPALAAGLQGGDRVLSVDGTPVADWESLAGAIHARPGRSVELRVLRASTPDTLQIFVKPQESLQPGKGKVGLIGIEPDVVVERVGPLGALAAGLARTGAECVTAYQTIAALVTGQAGLKDLGGPILIAQMSGQSARGGLAVFLSFLAFISVNIGFLNILPIPVLDGGHLVYIAIEAVIRRPLPVKLKLWIQQAGMILLLLVMVLVMKNDVLRLIQPDKPVASQAAPDSTGDGR; from the coding sequence GTGCTGCTGACGACCCTGTCCTTCGTGGTGGTGATTGGAGTCATCATCCTGGTTCACGAGTGGGGCCACTTCATCGCGGCGCGCCTGACGGGCATCCGGGTGGACACCTTTTCCATCGGCTTCGGGCCGGCCCTCTGGAAGCACCGGCGGGGCGACACGGAGTACCGCCTGGCCTGGTTCCCGCTGGGCGGCTACGTGAAGATGGCCGGCATGGTGGACGAGAGCCTGGACGACGAGGACGCCATCACGGGCGCGCCGGACGAGTTCATGTCCAAACGCACCTGGCAGAAGGCCTTCGTGATCTCCGCCGGCGTGATGATGAACGGCATCCTGGCCGTCGTGCTCTACACCTGCATCGCGGCCTTCTGGGGCGTGGGCCGGCCCTCGCCGGAGGCCGTGCTGGGCGGGCTGCGGCCCGACATGCCCGCGCTGGCCGCCGGCCTGCAGGGGGGGGATCGCGTGCTGAGCGTGGACGGGACTCCGGTGGCCGACTGGGAGTCCCTGGCCGGGGCCATCCACGCGCGGCCCGGGCGGAGCGTGGAGCTGCGCGTGCTGCGCGCCTCCACGCCGGACACCCTGCAGATCTTCGTCAAGCCGCAGGAGTCGCTCCAGCCGGGCAAGGGCAAGGTGGGGCTGATCGGCATCGAACCCGACGTGGTGGTGGAGCGCGTGGGTCCGCTGGGCGCCCTGGCGGCGGGTCTGGCCCGCACCGGCGCCGAGTGTGTCACGGCCTACCAGACCATCGCCGCGCTGGTCACGGGCCAGGCGGGCCTCAAGGACCTGGGCGGACCAATCCTCATCGCCCAGATGTCCGGCCAGAGCGCCCGGGGCGGCTTGGCGGTCTTCTTGAGCTTCCTGGCCTTCATCTCGGTGAACATCGGCTTCCTCAACATCCTGCCCATTCCCGTGCTGGACGGCGGCCACCTGGTCTACATCGCCATCGAGGCGGTGATCCGCCGGCCGCTGCCGGTCAAGCTCAAGCTCTGGATCCAGCAGGCGGGAATGATCCTGCTCCTGCTGGTGATGGTGCTGGTGATGAAGAACGACGTGCTGCGGCTGATCCAGCCGGACAAGCCCGTCGCCAGCCAGGCCGCGCCGGACTCCACGGGGGACGGCCGCTGA
- the dxr gene encoding 1-deoxy-D-xylulose-5-phosphate reductoisomerase translates to MPNRDGILLLGSTGSIGESTLDVIRQHPERFRVVGLSAGQRWERLAEQARDFRPDFVHVDEAHAGLLRQALAETGIEVLSGRAALVELPERPGVDTLFSALLGTAGLEPLMRGLRAGRRICFANKEPLVTAGQAVMREVRALGAVFLPVDSEHSAILQCLQGEQPEDLERIWLTASGGPFRGWSRERFRAATREEALRHPTWTMGAKITIDSATMMNKALEIIEAAWLYDLPEERIGVLIHPQSIIHSMVEFRDHSVKAQLGLPDMRIPILYALCWPRHERLEMASPDWTRLGRLEFEEPDLATFRSLGLAREALRLGEGWPCVLNAANEVAVELFLEDGLAFGQIVDLVEESLAAYSGGHSGLDELIDLDAETRRRTRTLARTLAQARNTTCC, encoded by the coding sequence ATGCCCAATCGCGATGGCATCCTGCTGCTGGGGTCCACGGGCTCCATCGGTGAATCCACCCTGGACGTGATCCGGCAGCATCCGGAGCGCTTCCGCGTGGTGGGCCTGAGCGCCGGACAGCGCTGGGAGCGGCTGGCCGAGCAGGCCCGCGACTTCCGGCCCGACTTCGTCCACGTGGACGAGGCCCACGCCGGGCTGTTGCGCCAGGCGCTGGCGGAGACGGGGATTGAGGTGCTGAGCGGGCGCGCCGCCCTGGTGGAACTGCCCGAGCGGCCGGGCGTGGATACGCTGTTCTCAGCCCTGTTGGGCACTGCGGGCCTGGAACCGCTGATGCGCGGACTGCGCGCCGGCCGGCGCATCTGCTTCGCCAACAAGGAACCGCTGGTCACCGCCGGCCAGGCCGTGATGCGCGAAGTCCGCGCCCTGGGGGCCGTTTTCCTGCCCGTGGACAGCGAGCACAGCGCCATCCTGCAGTGCCTGCAGGGCGAGCAGCCGGAGGACCTGGAGCGGATCTGGCTCACCGCCTCCGGCGGGCCCTTCCGGGGCTGGAGCCGCGAGCGCTTCCGGGCCGCCACCCGGGAGGAGGCCCTGCGCCACCCCACCTGGACCATGGGGGCCAAGATCACCATCGACAGCGCCACCATGATGAACAAGGCGCTGGAGATCATCGAGGCGGCCTGGCTCTACGACCTGCCGGAGGAGCGCATCGGCGTGCTGATCCACCCGCAGTCCATCATCCACTCGATGGTGGAGTTCCGGGACCACAGCGTGAAGGCCCAGCTGGGGCTGCCGGACATGCGCATCCCGATCCTCTACGCGCTCTGCTGGCCGCGGCACGAGCGGCTGGAGATGGCGAGCCCCGACTGGACGCGGCTGGGCCGGCTGGAGTTCGAGGAACCGGACCTGGCGACCTTCCGTTCGCTGGGCCTGGCCCGCGAGGCCCTGCGCCTGGGCGAGGGCTGGCCCTGCGTGCTCAACGCCGCCAACGAGGTGGCCGTGGAGCTGTTTCTCGAGGACGGTCTGGCCTTCGGGCAGATCGTGGACCTGGTGGAGGAGTCCCTGGCGGCCTACTCCGGCGGCCACAGCGGGCTGGATGAACTGATCGACCTGGATGCGGAGACGCGCCGCCGCACGCGCACCCTGGCGCGGACGCTGGCCCAAGCAAGGAATACGACGTGCTGCTGA
- a CDS encoding DUF6588 family protein: MKMARFVVAGLLSALVLAPARAATSFDDLLESVGVGVQDYAQPLGDAATLLAGGGAYHGARSKGVAGFDLGVKLLLVPVSSGDPAAGTILDQTDVSAVGLPMLVANKGLIKGLQVGARYMSLEFNKDVGQLSLLGASLRFELNELFHVPLLMPRIGVQGDWNQLKIGESVTNTTTGVDLIVSKSFIFLEPYAGISLLKGSTDLEYTYTPASPAPPQKISTSLDSDATRLAVGVNITPFPLLRVNAEYALGDYNTMTVGVLLSLF; this comes from the coding sequence ATGAAGATGGCACGATTCGTGGTGGCGGGACTGCTGTCCGCTCTGGTCCTGGCCCCGGCCCGGGCCGCGACGAGCTTCGACGACCTGCTGGAATCGGTGGGCGTGGGCGTGCAGGACTACGCCCAGCCGTTGGGCGACGCGGCCACGCTGCTGGCGGGCGGCGGCGCCTATCACGGCGCGCGCTCCAAGGGCGTGGCGGGCTTCGACCTGGGCGTCAAGCTGCTGCTGGTTCCGGTGAGCAGCGGGGATCCGGCCGCCGGCACCATCCTGGACCAGACGGACGTGAGCGCCGTAGGCCTGCCCATGCTGGTGGCCAACAAGGGCCTGATCAAGGGCCTGCAGGTCGGCGCGCGCTACATGAGCCTGGAGTTCAATAAGGATGTGGGCCAGCTCAGCCTGCTGGGGGCCTCCCTGCGCTTCGAATTGAACGAGCTCTTCCACGTGCCGCTGCTGATGCCGCGCATCGGCGTGCAGGGCGACTGGAATCAACTGAAGATCGGCGAGTCCGTGACCAACACGACCACGGGCGTGGACCTGATCGTCTCCAAGTCCTTCATCTTCCTCGAGCCCTACGCGGGCATCAGCCTGCTCAAGGGCAGCACGGACCTGGAGTACACCTACACGCCGGCCAGCCCCGCCCCGCCGCAGAAGATCAGCACCAGCCTGGACTCCGACGCCACGCGCCTGGCGGTCGGCGTGAACATCACGCCCTTCCCGCTGCTGCGCGTCAACGCCGAGTACGCCCTGGGCGACTACAACACCATGACGGTGGGCGTGCTGCTGAGCCTGTTCTAG
- the fmt gene encoding methionyl-tRNA formyltransferase: protein MGRLVFMGSPEFALPSLQLLLDAGHEVVLVLSRPDQPAGRGRTLTPTAVSAFARARGLPLETPARLRDPVLRDRLSELRPDLFVVVAYRILPPSLLAVPRLGSINLHGSLLPAYRGAAPVERALWNGEATTGLTTFLLEQGVDTGEILGATELCIGPDETAGELRERMSRAGAPLLAASVAAVLERRALPRRQPEGEFPLAPKLGPADRLLNFTLPAAHLHNRVRALSPEPGALALFRGQPLQVLRTSRVPQAEPGEPGRLQVRAKRLYLACGDGELEILELMPAGRKRLAAQAWLAGARLGDTDKLVAAPAPSTGEDT from the coding sequence ATGGGACGACTGGTCTTCATGGGCAGCCCGGAGTTTGCGCTGCCCTCCCTGCAGCTCCTGCTGGACGCGGGGCACGAGGTGGTCCTGGTGCTCTCGCGGCCGGACCAGCCCGCCGGTCGCGGGCGCACGCTCACGCCCACGGCGGTGAGCGCCTTCGCCCGGGCACGGGGCCTGCCCCTGGAGACCCCCGCCCGCCTGCGCGATCCGGTCCTGCGCGACCGCTTGTCCGAGCTGCGCCCCGACCTGTTCGTGGTGGTGGCCTACCGCATCCTGCCCCCCTCTCTGCTCGCCGTGCCCCGGCTGGGGTCCATCAACCTGCACGGCAGCCTGTTGCCCGCCTACCGCGGCGCCGCCCCGGTGGAACGCGCGCTCTGGAACGGCGAGGCCACCACGGGCCTGACCACCTTCCTGCTGGAACAGGGCGTGGACACGGGGGAGATCCTGGGCGCCACGGAGCTCTGCATCGGTCCGGACGAAACGGCGGGCGAACTGCGCGAGCGCATGAGCCGCGCCGGGGCGCCGCTGCTGGCGGCCAGCGTCGCCGCCGTGCTGGAGCGGCGGGCCCTGCCCCGTCGGCAGCCGGAGGGCGAGTTTCCCCTGGCGCCCAAACTGGGTCCGGCGGACCGGCTGCTTAACTTCACGCTGCCGGCGGCGCACCTGCACAACCGCGTGCGGGCCCTGTCGCCCGAGCCCGGCGCCCTGGCCCTGTTCCGCGGCCAGCCGCTGCAGGTGCTGCGGACGAGCCGGGTGCCGCAGGCCGAGCCCGGTGAACCCGGACGCCTGCAGGTGCGGGCCAAGCGGCTCTACCTGGCCTGCGGCGACGGCGAACTGGAGATTCTGGAACTGATGCCCGCCGGCCGGAAGCGGCTGGCGGCCCAGGCCTGGCTGGCGGGAGCGCGGCTGGGCGACACGGACAAGCTGGTGGCCGCGCCGGCCCCAAGCACGGGAGAGGACACATGA
- the def gene encoding peptide deformylase, producing the protein MTPESPELEIRIIGDPVLRKRAADVTQFGPALEELADQMYETMVDAVGIGLAAPQIGLSLRFLVVGIPDEDSEALKLMAFANPRIVESEGVCLMEEGCLSIPEIREEVERPERIRLQWQDLAGTPQDAWFEDIEARVIQHELDHLEGVLFVDRISPARKATLKRRLALIQQRGRL; encoded by the coding sequence ATGACGCCGGAGTCCCCTGAGCTGGAGATCCGCATCATCGGCGACCCTGTGTTGCGCAAGCGCGCGGCGGACGTGACCCAGTTCGGCCCGGCTCTCGAAGAGCTGGCCGACCAGATGTACGAGACGATGGTGGACGCCGTGGGCATCGGCCTGGCGGCGCCGCAGATCGGGCTCTCGCTGCGCTTCCTGGTGGTGGGCATCCCGGATGAGGACAGCGAGGCCCTCAAGTTGATGGCCTTCGCCAATCCGCGCATCGTGGAGAGCGAGGGCGTCTGCCTGATGGAGGAAGGCTGCCTGAGCATCCCCGAGATCCGCGAGGAGGTGGAGCGCCCGGAGCGCATCCGCCTGCAGTGGCAGGATCTCGCCGGCACCCCCCAGGACGCGTGGTTCGAGGACATCGAGGCGCGGGTGATCCAGCACGAGCTGGACCACTTGGAGGGCGTGCTCTTCGTGGACCGGATCAGCCCGGCGCGCAAGGCCACGCTCAAGCGCCGGCTGGCCCTGATCCAGCAACGCGGCCGGCTCTAA
- the yajC gene encoding preprotein translocase subunit YajC: MPILAQAPAGGSMGGMLLTFGLMFAVMYFLIIRPQQKRQKDHQKMLDALKKGDRVISSGGLHGVVKEVREDVVLVKIAENTVVELSRGAVASRRGGDE, from the coding sequence ATGCCGATTCTTGCCCAGGCGCCCGCGGGTGGATCCATGGGCGGCATGTTGCTGACCTTCGGCCTCATGTTCGCCGTGATGTACTTCCTGATCATCCGCCCCCAGCAGAAGCGTCAGAAGGACCATCAGAAAATGCTGGACGCCCTGAAGAAGGGTGACCGCGTCATCAGCAGCGGCGGGCTGCACGGCGTGGTGAAGGAAGTCCGCGAGGACGTGGTGCTGGTCAAGATCGCGGAGAACACCGTGGTGGAGCTGAGCCGCGGGGCCGTGGCCAGCCGCCGGGGCGGGGACGAATAG
- a CDS encoding cysteine hydrolase family protein: MPGTLLLIDLQNDYFPGGACELEGAEAALGHAGRLLAAAREAGWPVVHVQHLSLRPGAGFFLPGTPGAEIHPALAPRPGEAVVVKHQPNSFRDTGLEALLRPRADAPLLVAGMMTHMCVDSSVRAAWELGFAVRLAGQACATRALGDPVGGVPAAQVQAAFLAALHGLFARVEETSTLLDLLRA, encoded by the coding sequence ATGCCCGGCACCCTGCTGCTCATCGATCTACAGAACGACTACTTCCCCGGCGGCGCCTGTGAGCTGGAGGGGGCGGAGGCGGCCCTCGGGCACGCCGGGCGCCTGCTGGCGGCGGCCCGGGAAGCCGGTTGGCCCGTGGTCCACGTGCAGCATCTCTCCCTGAGGCCCGGCGCCGGCTTCTTCCTGCCCGGCACGCCCGGCGCGGAAATCCACCCGGCGCTGGCCCCGCGGCCCGGGGAGGCCGTGGTGGTCAAGCACCAGCCCAACAGCTTCCGGGACACGGGACTGGAGGCCCTGCTGCGGCCCCGGGCGGACGCGCCTTTGCTGGTGGCGGGCATGATGACCCACATGTGCGTGGATTCCAGCGTGCGCGCCGCCTGGGAGCTGGGTTTCGCCGTGCGGCTGGCCGGACAGGCCTGCGCCACGCGGGCGCTGGGCGATCCGGTGGGCGGCGTGCCCGCGGCCCAGGTGCAGGCCGCCTTCCTGGCCGCCCTGCACGGGTTGTTTGCCCGGGTGGAGGAGACATCCACCCTGCTGGACCTGCTGCGCGCCTGA
- a CDS encoding alpha/beta hydrolase-fold protein, with amino-acid sequence MRTRVLILLLLLVGRPTASPAADSGRLESLDSLRLPGLLPRPVEVWLPPGYDASSERYPVLYAQDGQNLFDPARSFSGVDWGLDEALAAGIQSGRLRPVIVVAVGNTAQRRREYTPRSLYDLATPAEQAEFCAQEGGPSVSDLYLEGLVGELIPRVNRRYRTLGGPEQTFLLGSSRGALFSLEALGRHPEAFGGAACLSTHWTLAGSHLENWLAALLPPVGGQRIYFDRGDQTLDAGYGPGQARADSLLAARGWSVPERRLSLFFPGHEHHERAWRQRVGPALEWLLGPPAAAAPEN; translated from the coding sequence ATGCGCACCCGCGTTCTCATCCTGCTGCTGCTGCTGGTCGGCCGGCCGACGGCGAGTCCCGCCGCCGACTCGGGGCGGCTGGAGTCCCTGGACAGCCTGCGGCTGCCCGGCCTGTTGCCCCGGCCGGTGGAGGTCTGGCTGCCGCCGGGTTATGACGCCAGCAGCGAGCGCTATCCCGTGCTTTACGCCCAGGACGGGCAGAACCTGTTTGACCCCGCCCGCAGCTTCAGCGGCGTGGACTGGGGCCTGGACGAGGCGCTGGCGGCGGGGATCCAGTCCGGGCGCCTGCGGCCCGTGATCGTGGTCGCCGTGGGCAACACGGCCCAGCGCCGCCGCGAGTACACTCCCCGCAGCCTCTACGATCTGGCCACGCCGGCGGAGCAGGCGGAGTTCTGCGCCCAGGAGGGTGGCCCGTCCGTCTCCGACCTCTACCTGGAGGGGCTGGTGGGCGAGCTGATCCCCCGCGTGAACCGGCGCTATCGCACCCTGGGCGGGCCGGAGCAGACCTTCCTGCTGGGTTCCAGCCGGGGCGCGCTGTTCTCCCTGGAAGCCCTGGGCCGCCATCCCGAGGCTTTCGGCGGCGCGGCCTGCCTGTCCACCCACTGGACCCTGGCCGGCAGCCACCTGGAAAACTGGCTGGCCGCGCTCCTGCCGCCGGTCGGCGGGCAGCGGATCTACTTCGACCGCGGCGACCAGACCCTGGACGCGGGCTACGGCCCCGGCCAGGCCCGGGCGGACTCCCTGCTGGCGGCCCGCGGCTGGAGCGTGCCCGAGCGCCGGCTCAGCCTGTTCTTCCCCGGCCACGAACACCACGAACGCGCCTGGCGCCAGCGGGTGGGTCCGGCCCTGGAGTGGCTGCTGGGGCCACCCGCCGCCGCAGCCCCTGAGAACTGA
- a CDS encoding Trm112 family protein: MSEPHPVPEDLRGLFQCPACEGELDWSRDDEIRCPACGRVYPIREGIPDFVVDGDSAPE; the protein is encoded by the coding sequence ATGAGCGAGCCCCACCCCGTCCCCGAGGACCTGCGCGGCCTCTTCCAGTGCCCGGCCTGCGAGGGAGAGTTGGACTGGAGCCGGGACGACGAGATCCGCTGCCCGGCCTGCGGCCGCGTCTACCCCATCCGCGAAGGCATCCCCGATTTCGTGGTGGACGGGGACTCCGCGCCCGAGTAG
- a CDS encoding thioesterase family protein codes for MPEPALTPVGRVRVRYGETDQMRFAYHAHAAVWFDEARTELLRQSGQCYRELEAGGLWLPVLALHVDYHRAALYDDWLELAAGFRAHPVAGRLSPIQFEIVYEIRRGAELCYSGWTRHCFMEEAADGRRRARRIPAALRPLLSPAGPSSEECP; via the coding sequence ATGCCTGAACCGGCCCTGACGCCGGTGGGACGGGTCCGCGTGCGCTACGGCGAGACGGACCAGATGCGCTTCGCCTACCACGCCCACGCCGCGGTCTGGTTCGACGAGGCCCGCACCGAGCTGCTGCGCCAGAGCGGCCAGTGCTACCGCGAGCTGGAGGCGGGCGGCCTCTGGCTGCCCGTGCTGGCCCTGCACGTGGACTACCACCGGGCCGCGCTCTACGACGACTGGCTGGAGCTGGCGGCGGGCTTCCGCGCTCACCCGGTGGCCGGCCGGCTCTCGCCCATCCAATTCGAGATTGTCTACGAGATCCGGCGGGGCGCCGAGCTCTGCTACTCGGGCTGGACGCGCCACTGTTTCATGGAAGAGGCGGCGGACGGCCGGCGGCGTGCGCGGCGGATCCCCGCCGCCCTGCGCCCCCTGTTGAGTCCCGCCGGGCCAAGTTCCGAGGAGTGCCCATGA
- a CDS encoding acetyl-CoA carboxylase carboxyltransferase subunit alpha has protein sequence MAQPIPLEFEKPIAALERQLDEMRSLSHSTGMDMRSEIAGMEEKLARLKGEVYGHLSCWQTVQLARHPQRPFTLDYLERIVGDFEELHGDRAFGDDHAIVAGFGRLGGRSVAIIGHQKGRDTKGNIYRNFGMPQPEGYRKALRVMQTAERFGRPVVTLVDTPGAYPGLGAEARGQAEAIARNLFEMARLRVPILTVIIGEGGSGGALALAVGDRILMLEHAIYSVISPEGCASILFRDAGRAQDAAEAMKLTAPNLLQLKVIDEIVPEPLGGAHRDPDNAAMSLKEAIVRHLDVLEALDPAVLVDQRVAKYEAMGVFDA, from the coding sequence ATGGCACAACCGATCCCGCTGGAATTCGAGAAGCCCATCGCCGCCCTGGAGCGGCAACTGGACGAGATGCGCAGCCTGTCCCACTCCACGGGCATGGACATGCGCAGCGAGATCGCCGGGATGGAGGAGAAGCTGGCGCGCCTGAAGGGCGAGGTCTACGGCCACTTGAGCTGCTGGCAGACCGTCCAGCTGGCCCGGCATCCCCAGCGCCCCTTCACGCTGGACTACCTGGAGCGCATCGTCGGCGACTTCGAGGAGCTGCACGGCGACCGGGCCTTCGGCGACGACCACGCCATCGTGGCGGGTTTCGGCCGGCTGGGCGGGCGCAGCGTGGCGATCATCGGCCACCAGAAGGGCCGCGACACCAAGGGCAACATCTATCGCAACTTCGGCATGCCGCAACCTGAGGGCTACCGCAAGGCCCTGCGCGTGATGCAGACCGCCGAGCGCTTCGGGCGTCCGGTGGTGACGCTCGTGGACACGCCGGGCGCCTACCCGGGCCTGGGCGCCGAGGCCCGCGGCCAGGCCGAGGCCATCGCGCGCAACCTCTTCGAGATGGCCCGCCTGCGCGTGCCCATCCTCACCGTGATCATCGGCGAGGGCGGCTCCGGCGGCGCGCTGGCCCTGGCGGTGGGCGACCGGATCCTGATGCTCGAGCACGCCATCTACTCGGTGATCAGCCCCGAGGGCTGCGCGTCCATCCTGTTCCGCGACGCGGGGCGGGCCCAGGACGCGGCGGAGGCCATGAAGTTGACGGCCCCCAATCTGCTGCAGCTGAAGGTGATCGACGAGATCGTCCCCGAGCCCCTGGGCGGAGCGCACCGCGATCCGGACAACGCGGCCATGAGCCTGAAGGAGGCCATCGTGCGGCATCTGGACGTGCTGGAGGCCCTGGACCCCGCCGTGCTGGTGGACCAGCGGGTGGCCAAGTACGAGGCCATGGGGGTCTTCGATGCCTGA
- a CDS encoding polyprenol monophosphomannose synthase, with protein sequence MRPERALVIVPTYNEAENLEALVAQVLVQDPRLEVLVVDDGSPDGTGGLADGLAAREPRVHVLHRPGKLGLGSAYVTGFRWAIERGYDAICEMDADFSHDPGVLPVFLTAIEDHDLVIGSRYKTGVNVVNWPLSRLLLSYGASLYTRWITGMPVRDPTAGFTCFRRSTLQQLDLERIHSNGYSFQVEVKFMVWRKGLAMLEVPIVFVDRHQGTSKMNRAIVREAIWMVWKLKLRALLGRI encoded by the coding sequence ATGAGACCCGAGCGCGCCCTGGTCATCGTGCCCACCTACAACGAGGCCGAGAACCTGGAAGCCCTGGTGGCCCAGGTGCTGGTCCAGGACCCGCGGCTGGAAGTCCTGGTGGTGGACGACGGCAGTCCCGACGGCACCGGCGGGCTGGCCGACGGCCTGGCGGCCCGGGAGCCGCGCGTCCACGTGCTGCACCGGCCGGGCAAGCTGGGGCTGGGTTCGGCCTACGTGACGGGGTTCCGCTGGGCCATCGAGCGCGGCTACGACGCCATCTGCGAGATGGACGCCGACTTCTCCCACGATCCCGGCGTGCTGCCGGTCTTCCTGACGGCCATCGAGGACCACGACCTGGTGATCGGCAGCCGCTACAAGACCGGCGTCAACGTGGTCAACTGGCCGCTCTCGCGCCTGCTGCTCAGCTATGGCGCCAGCCTCTACACGCGCTGGATCACGGGCATGCCGGTGCGCGACCCCACCGCGGGCTTCACGTGCTTCCGCCGCTCCACGCTGCAGCAGCTGGATCTGGAGCGGATTCACAGCAACGGCTACAGCTTCCAGGTGGAGGTCAAGTTCATGGTCTGGCGCAAGGGCCTGGCCATGCTGGAGGTCCCCATCGTCTTCGTGGACCGGCATCAGGGCACCAGCAAGATGAACCGGGCCATCGTGCGCGAGGCCATCTGGATGGTCTGGAAACTGAAACTGAGGGCCCTGCTGGGCCGCATTTGA